AACAAAAAAGTGTGTAATGAAGCCTCTAAAAGTAGGAGGTACTGATGGGCAGCTGAATTTGCCTGTTAATGAGATGACAACTTCCATTCCTATGCATCCTCATGATTCCAAGAGCTTGTTGCCATCCAAATCCAAGGTCACCACAGTTGAGGTTCTCAACCAAGGTTTGTTCTTCTTTGTATTAGGAAATGAGCTTTATGATTATATCATTAAATTTCTAACTCTCTCATGCAAACATTTATTAGTGAGCACTTAGAAAGATTTAGATTTTCCACATGACCTCTACTGTCCATTGTGTTCTAGTAACCACTATTTAAGGAAGTGAGTATGTCTAAAGATCCAACAAGAGTTTGTTCTCTGTTGAAAGACCCAAACACAATGAGAGCAGTTGATTTATTAGATTCACCGGTTTAAGTCCATACGTACTGTTGTTATGCCAGGCATGCACTTTGGTCTACTCCTTTTGTCTGCATAAATTACCCAAAGACGGTTTCACATAACAGTATTTGTTATGAGCTTGAGGTTACTAAAacttttaggttttttttttttcagcagaAAAGTTAATGCTAGACAAGTTTGAAATTTTTAACAGAGGCCTAATGTGGACTTGCATGATTTTGTCACGAGTTCTTGGATTGTGAATTTACAGTGGAACTAAAGGCTTAGGTTCTCAGTTTTTGAATGATAAGAAGAAATCAAGGATCTTAGCATATGTCAAGATGAAATAGTAGAGGCTAGCCTTGGGCCCTTGGCTACGGCATACTATGAAGGTTTTTCCTTTTTCACCAGTGGGTCGTGGATTCAAATCATGGAAACAACAAGCTGGGAGAAGATTGTGTATGCAATAGACACCTCTCTTCCAACCCTTTCAAGTCAAGGACCCTTGTTCATAAAGATGCCCTTTATAAAGGTCCATAAAGTATGGataaattaagagaaataaagattgaattaaaagagaaattggAAGAGATGATAGAATTCATAGTAAAGTTTCGAAATTCAAATGAGACTTTAGGAAGTATTAATTTTTCAATCACTAAAAAAGAATGGATAAGCTATGCATTTACACAATTCATCTAACTGTAGTATGATTTTCAAATTTGAAGATGTTAGGCTTTGTGAATGAGAATCAATGTTGAGAAACCTAATGCTTAGCAATAGTCCTTTTTGCCTTGGCTTTTCCTTTTTGTCTTATGTTACAGGATTGCTAGATAACTTTGCAGGTTTAGAAGAATCAATTATCTCACCCAATGTGGATGCGACACAGGATCTTCATCGTGCTCTCTCTCTTCTGTCAACCAATTCTTGGGGTTCATGTGAGCAAAAATCCGTTTCACATGAGCAGCCTGCACACACAAGTGCAAGTCACACAGGCATGCCACAGTCCGTGCTGCATGTTATGTCCCAAGGCATGCCACTTGCCTCAACCGATTACTGGAGGACTGAACAGACTACTGACTCTCGAGAGCATACCTTGACTGCTCACAATGATAGCAGCAGTTACTTTCAAGAGTTCCAGCTGTTAAGAAACCCATATGATAGTGACTTCTACTCTAGTCAGTTGAACTGACTGCTTGAAATTCAATCATTTTCAAATTGATAAGTTCACTTGCCAAGTAAGTTCTGTGTCTTGGTTCAACATCTAGCTCAGTCACTGTCAGATAATATTTTCTTGCCTTGATGCTTCAAATTTTATACTACAGTATTTGATGATTGCTTTAATAAAGTGGACTGCAATAGAAGAAGGAAAAAGTCATTAGTAATTAGAAACTATAATTCTGTGATACTAGGATGAGAAAGATTCATAGTTTCTTGAAATTATGCCATTTTCAGAATTGGTGGAATCAGATGAATCATTTAACCAACAAACCGTGAAGGTTTCGTCTCCCTGCCGAAAGTTCTCTGCTTACGTAAAGTTCTTACCAGTGTTTGTTCTTTTCTCCAGGATCTTGGCTGTCTTGACCTGTGCTTCAGATTTCAGATGATGGTGATTTAAAATTCCAAGATGATGTTTTCTCCCAAATTATCGTTGAGAATTGCAATTTCAAACTTTCCATTAATTGCATGTTATTGTAATTGATGGGATGAACATTACTCCTGACAGTGTTTTGGAACTTCTGAAAGTCAGATGGGATTGTAACTTAGATCGTCTTTTCTACTTATCAACGAAGATTGGCATGTCTCCTCTGTGTTTTTCAATCATCCTTTAGTATGCTGGAAATAGGTAGAACATGATTCCTGGCATGATAATCTCATATGATCGCATATGGTGCAGCCAATAAGTATGAGAATTTGggtattttagttaatttgtctATTTTGCTTTTTTGTTTTAgtgctctaaattttattttatttttaactaaAATAGACAGCCTCTCGAAGTATAATGGTCATAATTCACTTAGGCTCATAATGGTCATAATTCACTTGGGCCCGAGATAGGATTATTGGTTGACATTTTCAATTTAATCATATCTCATAGAAATGAATCTATTACTGAATTGGAGATGACAATTAATGAGACGAATTATTAAATAGTTTGCTATTTACTCGTGTTAAACTCCTAagtataaataatatttaattattatgctAGTGTAGGGAGTCGAATCGATAGGATATGGTTATCTTACTAAGTTAACCATTAGGCTGCCACATTCggcagtaatttttttttatttatttaattctaattatTGTAGTTCTATCGATAAATTTAAGGATTTTAAGGGTCATGATTTTTTTAATCAATCTGTGTAGTTCAACTTCCACATTAGAAAGGGACGATTGGATGGTGAAAATTAAtatagaattaaaattttaatagatgGTCTGAATGAACATTGAATCcgtaacattttaattaatatagaATTAAACTTTGAATAGATGGCAAATTTAAATATAAGCGTCAAtttattaaagaaattaaatttgaaaatttaaattaattttataaaaattaattgattaattaataatttttaaatttataaaaattaaaaactcgATCTAAGTAAACTTAGAGCATAAAAAATAAGAAACACAACATATATATGctctatttaatattataatctaAATTGTTATTTAAAAAACTTATTATGTTAAATATATCAATTAgagattattgaaattttcttttaatttaaatttaatatattttattaatgaaattttaatcttttttcaaattattttataaataatattttaaaaaaattgaaaccaTGATTTCAAAGTCttttggagagagagagaaagagagttaCAGGTAATTCTATTGACcagtaatttaatttaatttaatttaatttaattttataattactaGTACCATGAGGCTTGCTTTACTACCATTGAATCTCtattatttcaaaattaaaacatttaatttttatattattataaaacaaTATAAAACTTTGAAAGACTTAAACATTTTATAGAATGATAATTCAAGAAAACTaaagttaaattttaaaaagatGACTTAAGTATTGCCAAAAAAAACTATGATTTCTCCTTTGTAAAATCACCAAGTTGTCGAGTCTCAATTGTTAACGAACTGCAATTTTCTCTTTGATTTTATCACCTAAGTATTGACGTTGTGCTTTTTtgtttttcacattttattttatAGATTGCCATTGGCATAGACCTAATCACAAGCCGATTTTAAATCAAATTAGAGGGTTCTGAAAAAGGAATAACCTGAAACTGAATCAACCCTAGACAGTTTTAGCTGATTTTGATTCAAGACGATtcacaaataaattcaattcaattcaatgataATCTTGATTTCAATTTGAaccaattttgatttcaatttatGAGCAATCCAGTTTACTTTGATTTATATGATGCCCTCATAAATTTGCTCTGTTCCTTTTTTGTTAAGACATAATTGGAACTAGTATCGACAGAGATTCAAGAGTAAACACCAAACAAGCCTTTTTCTCTCTCGTGCTCCACCTACAGCACCGCTCCGGTAACTTGCTAGGGTGCTGCCAGCCACCATTTTTGGCTGGCAGCACCCCATTCTCCATTTATGTTGActtctctttttcctttttttagtgtttgattttttttttcctgagtTTTCCTTGTTCTTTTAACTTGGtgttttattttgtttattttttttatttttaaataaactcCAGACCCTATGTGATTTTCTATCTCATTTTGGAGGTTTATGTCATCTCCATTTAGCTAAAGTTATCTTTGTTGGATCCATATGCAATGTGCAGAGCTTGTTTGTCGATGTTTgatcttttttttctattatatcCTGATAGTGCAATCCATTCCTCCACAGGAATATGGAATTCTTACCTTCTGCATTCGCTCATTCGCAGCTAGTCATTGGATTTTCAGGCGAAGCATAAAAGATTTAAATAGCTCTTCACCCACTTTGAAGATCTTTCTATTCATTTACTCATGATCCgttcatttatataaaatttcatgTAAAATCCCCAAATCTTCTTGTATTAAGTGGTCTTGTCCTTCCTGactacttgaatttgatgaataaagtcctttaaaaaaaaaaaaagcaaaccaACCTAGAATAGACATTTCAATCCAATTTCAGCTTAGGACTGGGAGGGAAGGATAAAACTGACCCACTATATAAGACTCAAAGCCAAATCAGGCTCATAAACCATTGACCAAAATTAATCCCAGATTTAACCAGGAAAAAACCCAAGCTAATTTAGGACCTAAACCGGCCCCTGGCCAGCTTTAACATCCGGTCACAATAAGAAATGAAACCATAAATCTCTCCTCCATTTTGGCCCAAAATTCTCCTTTTttcgaaaaataaaaaagagctaTTCCTTAAGCCATCTTCATTTTTTGGCCGCCCGAACACCGTTCAGGGGTTAATACAGTCCACGGAGCATCACCAACAAATAATGGAGTGCTCTATCTTATCACCTCATCAACCATGCTGCGCATAGGATTCACCGCCTGGAAGATGGGTTATCACAGCACAacccaataaaagaaaaaatacGGAATGGAATTTCAACTATTTTTAGCCCTGCTAGAAACCCAAATCACACTTGAAGCATACCAGGTTGGCTAAAAGGCATTCATCAGCCATGCAAAGCCCAAGTGTAATTCAACAGCACCGAGCTACTGCCAGCTGGGATCACTCAGCCCTACAAGTATTTTAGTTTAagctgaattgaattatttaaaaatCAAGTATTCAGAAAACAACAGGATTGATCCATAGCGACAACCATCACTTCCTTGTTCTATCTTCTGCCCCAAATTCAGATTAGACATTTCAACTATACTATTACTACATATTTACTTTGCATAATTATCTGTATTGAACAATTTTGCAGTTCAATCCAAGATACTACTGGCCCTTCTACACTCCAATTAGTATTCATTTCCCACTTAAATGAATAATAACAGAAAGACATGAGGACAGGAGTTCCTCAAACTGCAAGATCAATTCCAAGCTGAAATCATCTTGGACTGAATGGAAAAAATAGAGGACTCGTTACTATGAACTAAACAACGAAATTCACAGGCTAACAGGAGAGAAATATCTGGGCTGGCAAAGTTAAGATTACAAATATTGCATCCATGAACCTTAAAGCAAAGCTAACAATTAAAGTTAGTTAACTAAGACAAGCACATAATGGCTGTGCTATCAAAGCTTCCAAAAACCATATGACTGCATAATGAGTGCTTTTACAGTCTAGACCGCTTCTAGTTTCACACACCACTGGACCATATTACAGGCACCTAAATGAGGGGAAATGGTCACTGCATTGATTCAAACTACAGAACTACCAGACTCATTTACGAGGAGaaaactaatttaaattttgaacttgGGATCCCATTAACTTCTAACAGAAGCATCTACTGAAACAGTGATACTGAATGGACAAAACAATCCAAATGAACATGAAACATGCTGCCTGCAGTATTCTAAGTTCATGGTAGCATACCCACTGGAATAGATGAGTTGATGCCAAAAATTACAAAAGCCTAACTAATAAGGAAACCAGAACCAACCTGTAGAATCTTTGCCAGATCAAACTGGCAGACACATGATGCATCAAAGGATCCATAAAGACCATAAGTATCATTTCAAGTAATACAACAACTTGACAGACATCATGATAAGGTAGAGTAACTTGACAACCGCTGCAACATGAGGACGACACAACTGACTTTCAGACACCCATATTGAGCAATGCTGGACGACAACTTTGGACCTTCTCAAACCTCAAACATGTCCTAGTACTCACTGGAACAATAGACAATTGCAAATCAATTGTTgcatagtaaaaatttaattgacatttaacaAGGTACATGGATCTACATAATAAAAGAGATGGGAAGGGAGAGAAAGAAGAGGGAAGGATTTGCATTGTTAGAAACATCTTACTAATGCTCATTGAGTTTGTGAATACACATGTAATTGATGAAGACAGCAGTATAAAGCAACCAAAGGAAACACAAACAAGATGAATCACATAACAAACCTGATCATTCTCATCTGCCGCTGGTGAAGGGGACTTCTTTGATTCAGCAGGTTTCTCAGCCCCACAATTCTGTCTATTGCACTTGGTCCTAAATGGATAGTTTATGTTGTTGCATTTCTCGCACTTCCAGCTTCCGTCAGGCATTTTTTGTTCTGAAAAGCATGTAAATAAGTATCAAATTCAAACTATGAGGTTCACCACCTTCAGGAATTTAGGAAGACTTACTGGAATTTTTCTCTGACTTTGCAGCCTGCAATTGTAACAGGATATTGCCAGAAATCAGATGAATTACTACTAATAAACAAGATAGAAAGCTAAAACAACAAAGATGCTACTAAGCAAGCTATTTCTAAGTTCAGTTCCCAAACGATAGAATGTTAGCAAGAAGAAATAATTATATAacaaaatggaaaacatgaacaCACACAATTCTTCCAAATTGATTCTAATATATTAAAGTAAAAAAGCAGAACAAACCTGGGATCCTGGCTTTGGTGTATTGCACTTCCTCATGTTACAAACAGTTCTAAAAGAGAAGTTGATATTCCCACATTTTGGACATGTCCAGTCATTATCACGTGTTGCATCTACATGCACAtgatatgaagaaaaatcaaagtTAAAGCATGCAAAGGTTCCCAAAATAGTTGCTCATCCACAGCACACAGAAATGACGAACCTGCACCCTTTTTTAGAGATTTATCATCAGGAAAGAAGCCTGGCCTAGGCCCCTGTCCAAAAAAAAAACAGGTTCTCTTATGAATTCAACATCATATTAATTTCAAGAGAGAGAGATTCAAAGGGGAAAAGGGAGAGGAGAGGGGGGGGCGGTTTTGTGGGTTCTTCCGATTCTTTCATGAATACATAGTGAAAAACACACATGTGCATGTGTATGAGTATGACCTTGCATTTCTGCTAATGATGGCATGGTGCACAGCACTGAAAAACGCTGAATGATAAAGAGAACTTAAAGCATTTAATATTATCATCAAGTAATCCATCCATTCATACAAATTCAATAATTCAACAAAGAAAcaagtttaatttcatgaaaattatattAAACCCCATCTTTGTAATCTAAATTATAAATGCCAACACAGGAAAAAGAAACATACCAAAGCAGCAGGGCCCATTGGCATACCTAAACCATACCGGTCCATCAAGGGTGGCataccatacatcccacctgacaGAAAAGAGGAAAAGTCATTACCTAACCAATGGAACCCCAAAAGGGCCAATTTGGTATCCCTGCTAATGTTGGTTTCTTTATTATTGTTATCCATTAGTAAGAAGTTATGCGAAAAACAAGTTGGTAAAACAAGATTTTACCATTCCCCATCATAGATCCACCCGAATATGGTGGTGGTCCAGACAAATGGAGCGGCCTATAAGGGCTGCCAGCAGAAAGGCGGCTACTGTAATTATAATGATAAGCTGAACCCCCAGAAAATGGAACATCATATGGAGGAATAGAAGATCCAGTGAAAAGGGACGATCCATATGGTGGGACACCCATATACATTGAAGAATGTGCACCAGAACCTATATAAGGAGCTGAAGATGAGTAATTCTGTGGGGGTTGCACTAGCTTGGCAGCAGATTTCTGGAAGAGGAAAAATAAAAGTACAGTTCAGAAAATAAAACTAAGGTCAATTttttttcccaaaaaaaaaagggtaaaacAAGCCAGAAACAGATATAACAAAATGAGTGCATCAATAAATACAAAAGGCAGACAGTTCAGCAATGATTCTGTATAATTATTAGTCAATCAAATGTGAGAATGACATGCTAGTACATAAATAGTACAACATAACTATATAAGCAGAGAGGTTCTAAAGAAAGATTAAATTCAAGATGAATAAGCAGAGACTAACCCTGCTGCAAAAACCAATCCTTACGCTGGAATGCATTCAAATGTGTTGACACCAGCTGCTTTATATAGAAATTATGGCATATCTATCATGTTTAGTTCTTAAAATTGCATAAAACACTTGAACATCATTTCATATATGATATCAAGTAAATACTGACCATCCCATCCTAAATTAAAATCCAAATAACCGTACAAGAAATGTTAAAAAAAACACAAATGCAGTCTATATCCTACAAATGAGTTGTAGAGGCAAACACCAGAATTCTAGATAACATCAGGCAAATTAGCTATAAAATTACTCCAAAAGTAACTTACTGAGTTATGATCAGCCGGCCTGGGTTGGGTGCAATTACGCATATTGCAAGTTgtcctaaatgaaaaattgacATTGCCACAACTTGGACAAGTCCAATCATCTTCCCTGCGACTACCTATAAATCaccaaaaaaaaatgataaacatgatcAAATCCCAGCAATGCAGGTAATCAATCTGCCAATGATTATTTGTCCTTTGTTTGGTCCAATGACCAGGCCAGTAGGCTATTCGTCGTCCACCCATGAATCCCCATCCCCATTCCCAATCCCAGTAATTGAAATCCCAAATTCTAAACCACTCCCACAGACATCAGCCAATAATTCTACTTGACTAAAAGAAGCAAAGTGCATACCGTCTGTTCTAGCCCGCTTGGCTGCAGAGGAATTTCTGTTATCGACCTGAGCACAAAAAGAAAAACAGTAATTCACCAAATACCATAACTGATAATAGATAGCTTCATTTGCATCCCAAATATCATAAAATTGAGAAATAACAGAAATCGAGCTTAATTTTTAGAATAATGAAACATATAACAAAAATCATTGGATCTTCTagggttcaaaaaaaaaaaaagattcaaaACAAATATTATAGGATGAGAAGGAATACCTGAGACATGGCGATGGAGAGGAATCAAGAATAAATCAACGGACCTCTGCAGCTCTGCTTTAGATTTGGGAGGCTAGGAGGGAGCGACGAGCTGTAGAGAAAAaagtactattattattattattattattttaacccTTCATTTCCCTTTTGTAGGACGGTCTCCCACACGCCGCGCACCGTTTAAGGAGATACCGCAACGTTAatctattttataaaataaagggTTTACTATTAATAACtatcaaattaaatatttattttaatttatattctcattatttatattttaattaattttatataaatatttaatttaataattataaatttatttttattatattaaatgcaTCCAATAATCGAACAGTAAATTAAGTTTCAATTCAAATATTGTGATTTTAACTATTtaagcaaaatttttgaaattgagtTAGTTTTATCAATCGatcaaattgaataaatttgagattaaaaataatatttcatttattaaaaaaaaaataaaactctgTTTCTTTTACCACCCTCCCCCTATCCTCAATTCTCACAACTTACGCCCCACACTTTCTCACCACTCACAAGCCACCCCTTTCCCATACAAGTTACCCATACACGAGTTACTATTTTCTCTTTGCTATGATAGGTATTTCgtgttataaattttattaaatttaattttaaattattttttaatatttttttattaatatatttaaaaaaataatttttttaatatcaattttaacgAGCCCATAATCATGACCACTCTCTTTCTCGTTAGAGATTTTCCAAAATCAAAAAGGCATCACAAGAAGGAAAAGAACCACgattttcaaaaaaataattccGACCATTCTATGCAGCAAGTCGCCTAATCAAGATTGACTCTCAATTCCTTTTACCTAAAACTTTGAAATGGCAAAAATATCTTGCCAAATTTGGGTAATATTTTAATAGGTTAGAGATAATTTACTTGTAAGTCAATATGATTTCTATTGATTTAGGGATAATTTATGAAAATGGATAGATAGATTCAATTTCATCATATGTTGAGTAGGAATAGCAACAAGACAATGTGAGAGGCGAGGATTGCTTCCCATTC
This sequence is a window from Hevea brasiliensis isolate MT/VB/25A 57/8 chromosome 10, ASM3005281v1, whole genome shotgun sequence. Protein-coding genes within it:
- the LOC110651857 gene encoding ranBP2-type zinc finger protein At1g67325 isoform X1; protein product: MSQVDNRNSSAAKRARTDGSRREDDWTCPSCGNVNFSFRTTCNMRNCTQPRPADHNSKSAAKLVQPPQNYSSSAPYIGSGAHSSMYMGVPPYGSSLFTGSSIPPYDVPFSGGSAYHYNYSSRLSAGSPYRPLHLSGPPPYSGGSMMGNGGMYGMPPLMDRYGLGMPMGPAALGPRPGFFPDDKSLKKGADATRDNDWTCPKCGNINFSFRTVCNMRKCNTPKPGSQAAKSEKNSKQKMPDGSWKCEKCNNINYPFRTKCNRQNCGAEKPAESKKSPSPAADENDQG
- the LOC110651857 gene encoding ranBP2-type zinc finger protein At1g67325 isoform X2 gives rise to the protein MSQVDNRNSSAAKRARTDGSRREDDWTCPSCGNVNFSFRTTCNMRNCTQPRPADHNSKSAAKLVQPPQNYSSSAPYIGSGAHSSMYMGVPPYGSSLFTGSSIPPYDVPFSGGSAYHYNYSSRLSAGSPYRPLHLSGPPPYSGGSMMGNGGMYGMPPLMDRYGLGMPMGPAALGPRPGFFPDDKSLKKGADATRDNDWTCPKCGNINFSFRTVCNMRKCNTPKPGSQAAKSEKNSKQKMPDGSWKCEKCNNINYPFRTKCNRQNCGAEKPAESKKSPSPAADENDQ